Within the Eleginops maclovinus isolate JMC-PN-2008 ecotype Puerto Natales chromosome 13, JC_Emac_rtc_rv5, whole genome shotgun sequence genome, the region GAACTTGTTCTTGCGGTGGTTGAGGAAGGTGCAGAGGACCAGAGAGAGCGGCAGTGGGAGCAGCTTCTTTTCTAACGTCGCACCCACCACCCAGTTACTGTCTACTGAACCTGTGGGAGGGCAGGAGACAGAATATTAAATAAGATACACATTTCATCCGACTATCTACGGTCGTGTTTACCCTTTGTTCAGACACTCTCAATGAACAGTGAAAACAATACATATTTGTAGCAGGCTCTTTggacatcatttaaaaatcGCCTGCAATTAATCACTAGCAATCaaacttgtttattttgcattttctcACAACTTCTACACACCTATAAAGGTTTTTCCTGCAGTGGTGGACCGTAACTAGTTGCATTTACTCGAGGACTGGGTGGTAAGGTTAACAGACTTTACTGAATTAGCTAACTGAATCTCTGATGAGAACTACAGAAATGTATCTATGTGCTATTGTTTCACCTGGAATAGAGTGTATCCAGATCTTACCTTTGAACAGTAAATTAGCTTTAGGCACATCTAGCTGGTAGCCGAACGACACGCTGGTGTCCTGCATGCGCATGCTCGCCTCCAACTCCACCCCCAGCTGCAGCTGTAGCAGAGCAGACAGGACGATGAACAATACAGATTTATGAAAACATTCTTCAGCACAGCTTAATCAAGAACAAAGTAAAAGTGACTGAAGTTCAACGcttaatatataaaaacaaaaacaaaacctggtctgaaaataaactaaaataagccaaaaacacaccaaaaagtAGGACCAGGGAAACCCCAGAGGCACATATACATATTTCAAAAAAACTATCATAGACGTTAGCTTTGCAGCAAAGGATGATCAGTGCTAAACATAATTAATAATCACTTTAACGGCTACAGTAAAAAAGCTACTGATTGCttgtattgtaaatataacGAGGCTGACATACAAGTGGAGAAACAGTTACCTGCTCGTTGGCTTTGTGATAATATGAAGCGTGAGCCCCCGCTGAGCCGAGGGTCAATGTGGCGATGTAGTTACTTCCTGTTTAGAGGAGGACAAGGTTAACCACATGAGAAACAACATCACAGCTGTGTAAGGCCAACTTAATTGGAAGCAACTTGCGTACAGTAACCTGACCTCACCTGTGTATCTGCCCACCAAAGACATCACAGAGCCTTCCTCCCCCGGCCTGCGGTGGTACACCAGCTCCCCCCCTAGAGCCAGGGCCGGTGTGATGGACTGGAGGTAGTGCGCTATAAGAATCCCTGAGAGAAACAAGAAGGGGGCAGCGTTAGATATTGGGATGAATGAGAAGTCCATTTTCAGCATGcatggaaaatataaaataataaataaatgaaatgaatgaagacCTACCAGAGCCGACGAGGACATCTGGGTTTCCAAGTGTGATGGTCGCAGTGTAGTCTTCTCCTTTAATCTCTGCATCTCCCTGCCAGTTCACAAACTTGTTTTGCTGCGTCTGAGGACGGGACGGAAAGCATTATGCCCCAACTCAAACCGGATCTTTTTGGGGCGATACATATTTCTAttctgaaacatttcaattCTAACACTCTGTAGGAACTGGGTGAAAGTTACATTTTCTCTCTTGGACAAACTTTGAGACAAccttaatccttttttttgtaaaaatatccCTTTGGTAGTTTAATAACTGTTGGCTAAGGTACGAAAACCTGTAATAAACTAAAATTAAGCCTGCATATTTTACTGATCTAGCTCCAGTTACACCATCAACATAGAGAGAAATCAGAAAACAATAATAGAAATAACGTGTGAGAgtagaaaaataatacagtacatttttacacttttatagCTTTACCTGGAAGGCCAATTTGGATCGTATTCTGCTGGCGACCTGGTGGATGATCTGAGCGTTAAGGCTGCCGCTGTTGTCCATGTCTCCCACCATGACTGGAAAAAACTGAACAGAAACAGCATTCGTATTACTGATCACGGAAACCCAATATATAAACACCTTCAGGCGGGATCACAGAAGCTTCACTGCAGCGTACCTCTCCTGGACCCATCTGCTTTGTTCCTACGTATGTGGCTCCAAACCTGTAGGTGGAGTCCCCGGTGGTGCTCAGCAGCACCGTGTGATTCACCTGGAAGACAGTGAGAAGGGGACAATTAAAAGAGGTTCCTCAACAGATTTAAAGCTCACTGTCATTGGTCAGTTTGAAATGCTTGGATACACATTCACCTCTGGGAAATACTCGCATCTCATTTTGTGGATTATATTGTTAGTCAAACAGGTAAGACTAACGCCGGGATTCCACCGGGTGTGTCTGCGCCGCGGTTTTGTTCCGACCTCCAAACGGCATCATACCCCACGGGGAGCGTTTCAGAAGCGAGCGTCTTGCGTGCACGGCTCGCAGTTATTGTTGATTTGGTCATATTTCCTGGACATTTGTACTTCTACAAGAAAGTAGCAGGCTATGTAGTGAaatggtttatttgtgtgtctgtttaaattgtgtttattgttgttatttcctattttgttgtgttgtagCCTACAGACAAAAGTAATATGATTTGTAATAGTCCAGTTATAAACGACATGAATCAAAGATGTGTTGCTGTATTTTAGttgcaaaaaaaatgcattcaccATCATAATGATTCTATATCATTTACACACAGTGCCTGTAAACAGGAAGAGATTTCTTCTCCTACTTGAAAGCCTacagagggaaggggggggaggAAAAGGAGCCGGCTTTGGGTGCACCCCCTCAATCAGCGAAGGAGACAACAAGGTGATTTTTTATCAACTTGTGGCTGAGCTGAGGCTGGACAGCCAACGACATCATCAACATTTTAGGATGAGTGCAGAGCAGATGGATGAGCTTCTGTCCCTCCTGGGCCCTGAACTGACCAGACATCAACAAATTACAGTGCTGCCATAGAACCCAAGCAGAGACTGGCTGTTCCACTTCCTGCCCGGCGCTTTGTAACGCCTCGCGTTTCTGTTGAAAATAGAACAGCCGCGTATTTTTAGCAGAGCCCAGTGCCGAAACGCTTCTCGGGCGCTTCTGAAACGCGACGCGTCTGGTGGAATGACACGCATTGACTAGAGTGGCCACGATTGCTCGGCGTGGTGCAGACGTAACGCGGTGCAGACGGACCCGGTGGAATACGGGGGTAAGGCTCTAGGACTTCAATGCAGGAAACCAGAAAAAGGAattttgatataaaatgtaACTGTCAAAATGTGAATGAAAGTATAAAATGCTTAACCCAgatgaacagaaataaatatatagtgCCATATCTTGAGTCATTGACAGGCCCTCTGGGGCGGGTACGTTTTGAATAAAAAGATGGAAAAGTTTGAATCAAGCAGCTACATTTAAAGCAGAGCTAATTCTGTAAGTTTAACCGACAgatacagccctggaaaaaattaggagaccacttcagcattatcgtttgctcatgttttattttttataggtatgtctttgaattaaatgatttctttttttattgtattctataaactactgaaaatgtttctctgtgttgaaattcaacaaacactggaatggctgccatacatgtagagtggtctcttcatttttttcagagctgtatatgCAATGTTGTTACATCAAattaatgaatatatatataacattttttaattatcttaatttaaattaaacttataTCATCATATAATAGTaattttaattataataattcatttaaattattgaaatgttatttatccACCAAATGCTGAAACAGTCTTTCGTGAAAAATGTgcctaaacacacaaagattaGAAATATTTAAACGGAAAACATTCTGATGTAAAAGGAAACTTAACTGACCTGGAAGTGGTTGCTAAGGCCTTTGTTGACAACTAGCCGGACACCCTCCATCTGCATAGGGAACACCTCTGAGAGGAACAACATTAAAAGGTACAGAAAAGACACATCGGTTAGCAAAATCAGGCAGTGCAGGTTCTGAATTATAGAATACTCATTGTATAATTATCAGAAGCAGGACTGTTCTTTCTTAAGCATTGACTCGAATCGCTCTCCACACTTTATATTTACCTTTGCACTTGCGATGACACTCATCGAACGCCCCCGGGTTGGGCAGAGGGTTCTCTGCCTCCTGCTCTGAGGCTGCCCCATCAGGCGGTATAACCGAGGAGACTGGAGGCATCCCAAAGCCGGGAGGCACCGTCAACCCTGGGGCAGCAGCCACACCGCCGGAAGACGGGGGCGGAGGGTTGGGGGAGCTGGCAGCCAAAACACTGCCCATTCTGTCAGACAGGAAACAGTAACAGAAGTGTGTAAGTATTGAACCCGGAGGGACCAGTGACTATTAGCATCTAATCATCACAGGAGATGACATTACATCAACCAATTTAGAGTGGTTAAGATTTAAGATGTGGCACTTCAACAATAGCAACGTTGTTAACGCAGGCAggatttaatttttaaaaagctatttaaaaaaacagatttgtaaTACTGGGGGAGTCCCAACAGAAGCATTTATACCCCAGTTTGAGACAAAATATTCTGGATCCTGCATTTCACATGAAACACAAAATTGTCTTGTGTTAGACCTTCTTTATCCGGTTAATGCCCACATCTTTCGAAAACCACATGTACAATTTGTAATGCAGGCCTTGATTAAAAATGGGTTCCCACCTTGATAAGATAAGCCATAACTTGATTTATCCtgaatggaaatggaaatggtgGAAAACTAATCATGGGTTGTTCATATCTTAAGTTTAATCTTGGTGAGTTACATATGTTTGAGAAGCACAAGCACTAAACATTTCAGGCAGTTATTTGATTGAATAATTGGTTATGTCAGGGTTATAAATATGTTCAATTAGCTTAAATAACATGATTAAAAAGTATTAAGCAAATGAATCTAATAAAATTGCAAAGAGATTGATATACTGTGAATCCAAACAATGAATTTTTCTGTAGAAATATTAAGTGAGGATGGATATCATCAACAAAATATCTTGACAGTTtactttattgttgttttgcgTGCTTGTTTCTGAttaatgattttcttttattattttctacaaaTAATGGTAAGTCGTCCATAACTCCAACAAATGAGGACCAATGTGATAAGAGAGTGTACCTGTCAAGTATTATTGAATTAATTGTCGAAATGCCTAATTATTATTCTTATGTTTGTCATGAAAATAAGTTTCCCAAACAGGTGTTTATGACaacagataaaacacacaaataggACATCATCAGGATGTTTTCCTCAACAGTTGTCTCCCCAGAAgcaaaataagacatttgatATACAGTGTGATACGTCTCAGGTTTCACTCAGTATGTGAGTATAACCTTACATAATGAGTGCACTGATCTTACTGTGTGTAATCGGTGGAATGCCCCTTTAACCTTTCACACACATGATGTTCATTCATAATAAATTGGAGCAGAAGCAGGTAAGAATAACAAGCTGATAATAAGGAAAAACGGCGTTATGTGATTTACATCAATAAGAAATTATTGACagcttaatgtttttttttaattaaatgcagcTAATGTTTTGAATGAAACCTGCCTCACCTACAAGCCAATATGAAAAAGTTAGCTAAGCTTGCTAGCTAGGTAGCTTCCAACCAGAAGCTGACAGCCTTAATACAAACAGGTTGCTGCAGGTGAATGTAAACAACGACCACTTTGCATGattaacatttccaaaaacGCACCTaatatgttcatatttttccaGTAAAACCTCTTGTTTTACAAAACACCAAGCTAACCATAGCTACTCACGTTGTGATTTCCAGAGGACGATGCAGCCGGAAGTTGAATCCAGTGGTAccatagaagaagaagtgtGTGACACTGCGGCCCGCCTATCGATACATTACAATTGGATGACGGGCCACGACCCTGCAAAATGGTTGGGTGAAACCCCTGTCATTCAATGAATGTGTCTGCCGGTAGGAAGGCGCGGTTTAATGTCTATTGCGTCATGTTATGCTCAAGCGCTATTGGCTCATTGGAGAGCAGTCAGTTACAGAGGGGCGGGGTGTTTATTTCTGAGGGCACTGATTGGTGGAGAGCTGTAGACACACAGCGGATCTGGTAAAATGTTACGAGGGAGTCCCTTCAAGGTCAAATGGCAGCTGAAGGGTCTttcacaatatttaaaaaataatttgtgtatTTGGTAGCTGACAAACTAAATAGCGCCTGTCCCCTTATCATTACACTACACACAGTAGCCGGGTTCAGTCTAATTAGGGAGTAGTGTGCACACTTGTGTGTAAGGTGAAAATATTACTAGGAACGGAAGGCCAATAACGGTCGACTGCAAAATAATAGCATATTATGTGATTGATGTCTCaattatattgtgtttaagGTTACTAAAATATGCAAGGTTTTTTAgattacattttgacaaaaggcccctttaaagtCACTTACATGACTTAGTTTGActgatatttttatattgtatatattatagtGCTTACAAGTTATTTACTCCTTTTCTATAGTAGTATTACcagctttattttatattatactgCATTACGTTAAATGATAAACATATCTtgatatattttacaataatcCTGTTATACCATCTTTATTTGTACAGAACTATGGAATCATTCTGGTGTATGCTGTTTGCATATCTATTCAGTAATTTCTACTTTGTTGCTAGTTGCATATAcacctttcctttttatttctttatctgtaATTACCTtgtccctgtgctgctgcaaaCCCTGAATTTCCCCCTGGGACTCAAAAGGCTTATCTcatatgtattacatttttcacagaaaaccaaaatatcaaaaatgctATCCATTCCAAACAAACTACTAAGAACCAGTGAGTTCTCTAGTGATGTATATAGTATTAAATATGCTACAACAGAGAAATATTGGTTATAGCTCTTTAAATCTGGTCATGTCATGCATTTGAATCATGCAACAATGGAATAAACAGAACACAAGCCATTGTAAATTTCAGATCAATTTATTGAATTTATAACCCCTGCATGTTTTTCCATGTAACAACAGTAGAGGACAGAGTGCTCAGCACGAGTCGTTGGGATACCTCGTGCCTCTGCAATGCAGTTCgtaaggaaaaaacaaacaatgttaaaatgacattttctggTACCACTTGAGTTTCATTGTAATGACATGAAAAGGAAATTATAGAGAGCcattgaggaaaataaatagatttcCAAAACACTGGTTTTAGGTTATTACAATCCAAATCCAAATATTACATGACAATGTGGCTTTAAATTCTTTTGGCCAAAGTAGGACCACAAGGTACCGATAAGTACAGGAAAGGCTGAACTGAGAAAAAACATATGAATCAACATTTTTGCCACTTTAGATTCCTGTATTAGCACTCCTTACTATCCATGTTGAGAAAACACTGCAATTGCAACTCTATCCTCCgctacattaaaacaaaagaaaaaataatttgagAGCCAATTTAGAGTCTGTCTTCTATCCATGTTGCAGGGGAAATCCTACTGTGACTCAGCATACTACAACAATTCTGCTGAGCTCAGCGTTTAGTTTGGCAGGAAAGGCCAGAAGCGTGGGTGAGTCTACATTAGTGCAGCAAATTAACCGATCCAATTCAATTGAGCTATGCACAGTAGAAATATTAGAGGCAGTCCACCCATTAATACTAGTTTTAAGTCAATTAGTAAAAAAATTCTCCCCCTCCCAACCAATTTAGAATTTGCAGAATCCCAAAACTGCCGGTTTGAATTCAAATAGTcaccctttttaaatgtttttctttcaaataagtTTGACAAATATCCCTCCCCCCAGTGCCATCATtcctgacacacagacacaaagatgTCTCAACACCACCAGATGACAAAATCAACAATCAATATTTATCATAACCTCCTTTGTGACTCTTAGTATAATGCCTCCATTTATCAGTGATGtgtatggagaaaaaaaaaacagtcaaaagtTGTAATGACGGGGAATCTTTTACTTTAAGGTTGAGGCAAAAGTCTGGACTGACGTTTAATATTGAGTCTCAAATTGAGTGAAAGTTGAGTTTATGACAAGATCAGGGAGGTAAAATGACCTTGAGCATGAAAAATAGCACAAATATTACTGTATGTATCTCTGATGTTATATTAGTCACAAAGGCGATCATGGAATGACTGTCAGGGATGTGATCGGagacataaaacataaaatataaatgtgtcattAGAAATGAGTATTATGTCCACAAATGGAGCTCCTGGGATGGAGAAAGTCGGAAAAAGTGAAACAATAAATCACATCCCTGAACACTGTAAACAGCCATACTGATATTTAAGACATCGCCAACAAACACAAGACGAGTCTTcacatgaaaacagaaaaaaagacatgcagTTACGTTTACATGCAGCCTTTAACTCTTAACAATTGTATTCGATTTCCAAATGATCTGCACAAGAAACCGAAGTGGCTCCAATGTCTCTGAAACTGTCAGTTCCTGGTATAGTTTTGTTGTTTAGTTGAGGCTACATGTAAACTTAAcagtttttttaacaaaatccGCCAGTCACAGCTTCTCtctctcaaaaacacacattcctttttaaaacagtctCCTGTGCCTgactcacactcaaacacacacctcaactcattcaaaaacatgacactcacacgtgcacacacacatacacacacacacacacacacacacacaacattctCCTATTTTGGTTTTGCTTCAAAGTAAATCCCCAAATTCTATTTCAAAGAACAAAAACCTCCTCCTTGTTCATGAAGCAAAGTATTTTccgattattttttttaaaattgtaaacGAATAGTGTAAACAATGAATCATTTACAattgtttttcctcaaaatgatTCATGACACCTCGTATAAAGATTGCCCTAGAACAAAAAGGATCGAGTGGCTGGAAATACGTAGTGGCGCTCTGATCGTCCGTCACAAAAACATGGAGTCGGTTCAAGAAGACCAAAGTGCTGTGACGGTTTCCAGAAACTCTCTCCTGTTCAACTCAACGCTCTCTCTGGCACTTCAAACACGGAGAAAACAAGGTGTTCTGAGGGAAATCAACTTTAAATCAAAGCTTTTGTCTTTGCTTTAAGTGCCAGAGAGAAGATGCCCGGATAGCATCTGATAAAACACTCGGCTTTGCAAAcccacccaaaaaaaacaaacctccaCAGTTACCCAAGTGAGCCTGAcggcccccctccccctctttaaaaacagctttgagcaacatcaaaaataaatcttaaaagcaaaaatactttcttttttatgtctttttttttaaacatttgtgacGCTCTGTTAGGGGAGGACAAAACAAGGAGGTCACAGCTGCCTGTTCAGAGATGCTACAATTTTGCTTTCAAACCCCTCACTTCTTTAGAATAATGATCCAACATATCTGCgctgggaaaaaaataaaaagatattgCTGCTGCTGTAGAAAGAAAACTGATTTTTAGTTCAATCGAAGTTCAATGTTGTCTCTAAAGACTTTACGACAGTTTCATATCCAGGATTTGAGCTCATAAAGCCAGAAGAGGAGTTTCTAAtccaacagcagcaacaaaaaaaaggtgaaatatgcTGAAGAGCTTGGCATTGGGATAGAGTTTTCACGTATACATTCACCAACTTCAATTTTGTCATCAAGgggcttaaaaaaacaacaactttggaTTTGCAAAAATGCTCATTGTTTCCACAAAATCTTACTGAATCTGAAACAGcctgggaaaaataaaacattattgttTTGCACCAAAACATTTATTCCTTGGACCCGTTGAAACTCAATAGTGTATCAACTTATTAACGGCAAATGTTTCCATCAAAACTGTTGAGAAGCCTCCTCTGATGCCTTGCTCCTGAGCTGTAGCAGCGTGCAGGGGAGGACAGTTCGTCCTCTCACAGCTTCAGTGGCCAATGGGAGTACAGTATTCACTAGCCTAACAGatagttatttaaatgtaaaacagccATAATGTCACAGGATGAGGCTGCTATTAATCCCCCCGTGCTGCTGTGCGGCTAACATCCATGAATCAGTATGGTGGGGCTTTTGTTTTTACCCATCTAAACTCTGTATTATTCATAGTGAAAGGGAAAAACCGTCACGCAGTATTTAAATGAAGCTGCCCTCTTTTATTGCAACGTTCTCATTAAAATAAACGTTCACATTCAGGATGTTTTTTAAGGAGATtgtgtgttgtctttttccCTTGCataatggatgtttttttaaataaactgggGTTAAGGTTAAATTCATCGTAGTTGTGCTCGTACTCTGCTGCAGTGACAGAAGACAGCAGGCTATGAAGGGATGAGTGCACATGGGAGTATAAGTAAGGCACTTAAGTGACGACAACAGTGAGTGGACAGGACGATGGCCACTGGAAGTGCACCGTTTTAACGGTAAAGAGGCTGGGATAATGGAAACTGTCTCCAGGAGCGACGGCTTCAAGAC harbors:
- the tomm40l gene encoding mitochondrial import receptor subunit TOM40B, whose protein sequence is MGSVLAASSPNPPPPSSGGVAAAPGLTVPPGFGMPPVSSVIPPDGAASEQEAENPLPNPGAFDECHRKCKEVFPMQMEGVRLVVNKGLSNHFQVNHTVLLSTTGDSTYRFGATYVGTKQMGPGEFFPVMVGDMDNSGSLNAQIIHQVASRIRSKLAFQTQQNKFVNWQGDAEIKGEDYTATITLGNPDVLVGSGILIAHYLQSITPALALGGELVYHRRPGEEGSVMSLVGRYTGSNYIATLTLGSAGAHASYYHKANEQLQLGVELEASMRMQDTSVSFGYQLDVPKANLLFKGSVDSNWVVGATLEKKLLPLPLSLVLCTFLNHRKNKFQCGFGVTIG